A single window of Agelaius phoeniceus isolate bAgePho1 chromosome 16, bAgePho1.hap1, whole genome shotgun sequence DNA harbors:
- the SPSB3 gene encoding SPRY domain-containing SOCS box protein 3 isoform X1 yields MGARGRCRERIVYVPGEETYLRGGSMARRPRSSRAWRFVLSGVRREADGRAGARGWGYDSDGQQHSDSDSEPEFSSLSPSIPSAIPVTGESYCNCENQSEAPYCSSLHALHRVRDCRCGEEDEYFDWVWDDLNKSTATLLTCDNRKVNFHMEYSCGTAAIRGNKELAEGQHFWEIKMTSPVYGTDMMVGIGTSDVNLDKYRHTFCSLLGKDEDSWGLSYTGLLHHKGDKTNFSSRFGQGSIIGVHLDTWHGTLTFFKNRKCIGVAATKLQNKKFYPMVCSTAAKSSMKVIRSCASRTSLQYLCCFRLRQLLPDYVDTLEVLPLPPGLKQVLHNKLGWVLSMNYSTSKPSSSSSSGSDSDSSCGSDAEACQRKRCRRT; encoded by the exons ATGGGCGCCCGGGGGCGGTGCCGGGAGCGGATTGTTTATGTCCCGGGAGAGGAAA CCTACCTGCGTGGGGGCAGCATGGCGCGGCGCCCGCGGAGCAGCCGGGCCTGGCGCTTCGTCCTGAGCGGGGTGCGGCGCGAGGCCGACGGCCGggccggggcacggggctggggCTACGACTCCGACGGCCAG cagcacagcgACTCGGATTCAGAGCCAGAGTTCTCCTCCCTGTCTCCCTCCATCCCGAGTGCCATCCCTGTGACTGGAGAGTCCTACTGCAACTGTGAGAACCAGAGTGAAGCTCCCTACTGCTCCAGCCTGCACGCCCTGCACCGTGTCCGTGACTGCCGCTGCGGCGAGGAGGACGAGT ATTTTGACTGGGTGTGGGATGACCTGAACAAGTCAACGGCCACGCTGCTGACGTGTGACAACCGCAAGGTGAACTTCCACATGGAGTACAGCTGTGGCACGGCCGCCATCCGCGGCAacaaggagctggcagagggcCAGCACTTCTGGGAGATCAAGATGACCTCCCCGGTGTATGGCACTGACATG ATGGTGGGGATTGGGACGTCGGACGTGAACCTGGACAAGTACCGGCACACCTTCTGCAGCCTGCTGGGCAAGGACGAGGACAGCTGGGGCCTCTCCTACACAG GACTGCTGCACCACAAGGGGGACAAAACAAACTTCTCCTCGAGGTTTGGCCAAGGCTCCATTATTGGGGTGCATTTGGACACGTGGCACGGGACACTCACGTTCTTCAAGAACCGCAAGTGCATAG gggtggcagccacaaagctgcaGAACAAGAAGTTTTACCCCATGGTGTGCTCGACGGCGGCCAAGAGCAGCATGAAGGTGATCCGGTCCTGCGCCAGCCGCACGTCCCTGCAGTACCTGTGCTGCTTCCGCCTGCGCCAGCTCCTGCCCGACTACGTGGACACGCTGgaggtgctgcccctgcccccagGACTCAAGCAGGTGCTGCACAACAAACTGGGCTGGGTCTTGAGCATGAACTATAGCACGTCGaagccttcctcctcctcatcctcggGGAGCGACTCGGACAGCTCGTGCGGCTCGGATGCGGAGGCCTGCCAAAGGAAGAGGTGCAGGAGGACATAA
- the SPSB3 gene encoding SPRY domain-containing SOCS box protein 3 isoform X2 produces MGARGRCRERIVYVPGEETYLRGGSMARRPRSSRAWRFVLSGVRREADGRAGARGWGYDSDGQHSDSDSEPEFSSLSPSIPSAIPVTGESYCNCENQSEAPYCSSLHALHRVRDCRCGEEDEYFDWVWDDLNKSTATLLTCDNRKVNFHMEYSCGTAAIRGNKELAEGQHFWEIKMTSPVYGTDMMVGIGTSDVNLDKYRHTFCSLLGKDEDSWGLSYTGLLHHKGDKTNFSSRFGQGSIIGVHLDTWHGTLTFFKNRKCIGVAATKLQNKKFYPMVCSTAAKSSMKVIRSCASRTSLQYLCCFRLRQLLPDYVDTLEVLPLPPGLKQVLHNKLGWVLSMNYSTSKPSSSSSSGSDSDSSCGSDAEACQRKRCRRT; encoded by the exons ATGGGCGCCCGGGGGCGGTGCCGGGAGCGGATTGTTTATGTCCCGGGAGAGGAAA CCTACCTGCGTGGGGGCAGCATGGCGCGGCGCCCGCGGAGCAGCCGGGCCTGGCGCTTCGTCCTGAGCGGGGTGCGGCGCGAGGCCGACGGCCGggccggggcacggggctggggCTACGACTCCGACGGCCAG cacagcgACTCGGATTCAGAGCCAGAGTTCTCCTCCCTGTCTCCCTCCATCCCGAGTGCCATCCCTGTGACTGGAGAGTCCTACTGCAACTGTGAGAACCAGAGTGAAGCTCCCTACTGCTCCAGCCTGCACGCCCTGCACCGTGTCCGTGACTGCCGCTGCGGCGAGGAGGACGAGT ATTTTGACTGGGTGTGGGATGACCTGAACAAGTCAACGGCCACGCTGCTGACGTGTGACAACCGCAAGGTGAACTTCCACATGGAGTACAGCTGTGGCACGGCCGCCATCCGCGGCAacaaggagctggcagagggcCAGCACTTCTGGGAGATCAAGATGACCTCCCCGGTGTATGGCACTGACATG ATGGTGGGGATTGGGACGTCGGACGTGAACCTGGACAAGTACCGGCACACCTTCTGCAGCCTGCTGGGCAAGGACGAGGACAGCTGGGGCCTCTCCTACACAG GACTGCTGCACCACAAGGGGGACAAAACAAACTTCTCCTCGAGGTTTGGCCAAGGCTCCATTATTGGGGTGCATTTGGACACGTGGCACGGGACACTCACGTTCTTCAAGAACCGCAAGTGCATAG gggtggcagccacaaagctgcaGAACAAGAAGTTTTACCCCATGGTGTGCTCGACGGCGGCCAAGAGCAGCATGAAGGTGATCCGGTCCTGCGCCAGCCGCACGTCCCTGCAGTACCTGTGCTGCTTCCGCCTGCGCCAGCTCCTGCCCGACTACGTGGACACGCTGgaggtgctgcccctgcccccagGACTCAAGCAGGTGCTGCACAACAAACTGGGCTGGGTCTTGAGCATGAACTATAGCACGTCGaagccttcctcctcctcatcctcggGGAGCGACTCGGACAGCTCGTGCGGCTCGGATGCGGAGGCCTGCCAAAGGAAGAGGTGCAGGAGGACATAA
- the SPSB3 gene encoding SPRY domain-containing SOCS box protein 3 isoform X3 — translation MSRERKVGQSAAGQAGAVPGRIGPGWAAYLRGGSMARRPRSSRAWRFVLSGVRREADGRAGARGWGYDSDGQQHSDSDSEPEFSSLSPSIPSAIPVTGESYCNCENQSEAPYCSSLHALHRVRDCRCGEEDEYFDWVWDDLNKSTATLLTCDNRKVNFHMEYSCGTAAIRGNKELAEGQHFWEIKMTSPVYGTDMMVGIGTSDVNLDKYRHTFCSLLGKDEDSWGLSYTGLLHHKGDKTNFSSRFGQGSIIGVHLDTWHGTLTFFKNRKCIGVAATKLQNKKFYPMVCSTAAKSSMKVIRSCASRTSLQYLCCFRLRQLLPDYVDTLEVLPLPPGLKQVLHNKLGWVLSMNYSTSKPSSSSSSGSDSDSSCGSDAEACQRKRCRRT, via the exons ATGTCCCGGGAGAGGAAAGTAGGTCAGAGCGCCGCGGGCCAGGCCGGGGCAGTGCCGGGCCGGATcgggccgggctgggcag CCTACCTGCGTGGGGGCAGCATGGCGCGGCGCCCGCGGAGCAGCCGGGCCTGGCGCTTCGTCCTGAGCGGGGTGCGGCGCGAGGCCGACGGCCGggccggggcacggggctggggCTACGACTCCGACGGCCAG cagcacagcgACTCGGATTCAGAGCCAGAGTTCTCCTCCCTGTCTCCCTCCATCCCGAGTGCCATCCCTGTGACTGGAGAGTCCTACTGCAACTGTGAGAACCAGAGTGAAGCTCCCTACTGCTCCAGCCTGCACGCCCTGCACCGTGTCCGTGACTGCCGCTGCGGCGAGGAGGACGAGT ATTTTGACTGGGTGTGGGATGACCTGAACAAGTCAACGGCCACGCTGCTGACGTGTGACAACCGCAAGGTGAACTTCCACATGGAGTACAGCTGTGGCACGGCCGCCATCCGCGGCAacaaggagctggcagagggcCAGCACTTCTGGGAGATCAAGATGACCTCCCCGGTGTATGGCACTGACATG ATGGTGGGGATTGGGACGTCGGACGTGAACCTGGACAAGTACCGGCACACCTTCTGCAGCCTGCTGGGCAAGGACGAGGACAGCTGGGGCCTCTCCTACACAG GACTGCTGCACCACAAGGGGGACAAAACAAACTTCTCCTCGAGGTTTGGCCAAGGCTCCATTATTGGGGTGCATTTGGACACGTGGCACGGGACACTCACGTTCTTCAAGAACCGCAAGTGCATAG gggtggcagccacaaagctgcaGAACAAGAAGTTTTACCCCATGGTGTGCTCGACGGCGGCCAAGAGCAGCATGAAGGTGATCCGGTCCTGCGCCAGCCGCACGTCCCTGCAGTACCTGTGCTGCTTCCGCCTGCGCCAGCTCCTGCCCGACTACGTGGACACGCTGgaggtgctgcccctgcccccagGACTCAAGCAGGTGCTGCACAACAAACTGGGCTGGGTCTTGAGCATGAACTATAGCACGTCGaagccttcctcctcctcatcctcggGGAGCGACTCGGACAGCTCGTGCGGCTCGGATGCGGAGGCCTGCCAAAGGAAGAGGTGCAGGAGGACATAA